Genomic DNA from Spiroplasma alleghenense:
TTTTAAGTGGTGAATCAGTTCCGGTTTTTAAGACAAGTAATCCATTGGAAAAAGAAACTAGTATATTAGGAGATATGAAAAATGCAGCTTTTATGTCAACTTTCACAACGGCTGGTCGCGGTATTGGAATGGTTGTTCGCACAGGATCTCAAACCGAGATTGGAAAAATTGCTGAGTCAATTAATGAAAATGATGAATCTAAAACTCCTTTAGAAAAAAAATTAATAAAATTCAGTTACTGAATTGCCTTACTAGCATTTTTAATCGGGATTTTTGTATTCTTAACAATGTTCTTGAAAGGAAATCCTCAGTTCTGACCAAGTTACTTAATGGTTTCGATTACATTAGCAATTGGGGTAATTCCTGAATGTTTAGCAGCGGTGGTGTCGATTTCTCTGTCATTTTCAACCAAGAGAATGGCTCGCGAGAACGTTATTGTTAAAAAACTTGCCAGTGTTGAAACTCTAGGAAGTGTAAATGTTATTTGTACTGATAAAACCGGAACACTGACTGTTAACCGCATGACAATTAAAAAAATTATGCACGATAATAAGATTCTATCAAGTGAAGAATATCTTAAATTAAAAAAGAATGAACAAAAAAAATTATTTCTACAATCATTGGTTCTACCAAATGATAGTGTTACTGAAGGTAAGGAAAGAATTGGAGATCCAACTGAATTAGCTTTAGTAGATTTTGCTGAATTAGCAGGAATCGATGAACAAGAAGCGAGAGACAAATGAGAAAGAATTGATGAAATTCCTTTTGACTCTGAACGTAAGCTGATGACAACTGTTAATAAAATAGATGGCAAACCAACTACCTTTACAAAAGGAGCGGTTGATGAAATTTTAAAAGTCTGTGACAGAATTTATATTAATAATGAAATTAGAAAAATTACTCAAGCAGATATTGAAATTATTTTAAAACAGGCAGATGAATTATCTCAGCAGGCATTAAGAATCCTTGGTTTTGCTTATCATCAAAATTATAAAAATAGCAATGATAAAAGTAATTTAGAAAAAAAACTTATATATGTTGGTTCAGTTGCAATGATTGATCCGGTTCGCCAATCAGCTATTGATGCAGTACGAGAAGCTCATGATGCAGGAATTAATGTAGTAATGATTACTGGAGATCATGCAACAACCGCATTGGCAATTGCAAGAGATTTAAATTTAGCATTTTCTGAATATGAAGTAATGTCTTCAGACCGTCTAGAATTAATGTCAGATTTGGAATTATCAAGAATTATTACTCAAATTAAAGTTTTTGCTCGAGTTAACCCCGAACATAAGGTTAGAATAGTTAAAGCATTACAGGAAAAAGGGAACATTGTTTCAATGACAGGTGATGGAGTTAATGATGCTCCAAGTCTTAGTCGTGCCGACATTGGAGTTGCTATGGGAATTACAGGAACTGATGTTGCTAAGCAAGCCAGTGATGTTATCCTAACTGATGATAACTTTAAAACTATTATCAAGGGTGTTGGGGAAGGAAGAAATGTTTACCAAAAAATTCGTCGTGCAATAACTTTTGTAATTAGTGTTAATATTGCCAATGTTTTAGCAATATTTATTTTATCTTTAATAAATGATATCTCTCCAGTTGAAGCAACAAACATTTTATGAATTAATTTAATAGTTGAGTCAGTCTTGGCGATAACAATTGGAATGGGACCAAATGATCAGTCATTAATGAAGATAAAACCAAAGTTGGGTAAAAACAGTTTATTTGAAGGTGTTTGAAAACCGATGTTTAAAATTTGTGCGTTTTCAACAGCTGCAGCTATTGCAGGATTCTATATGGGAATGTCTTTTACTCCAAGCGAACTTTATGCAGATAGATATTCAAGTTGATATGAATTATTAAAATCAACAGATGCAACTTTACAAGAAAGAGTTGCTGTAATGACTTTTGGAAGAACAGCGATGTTCTTAGTAATGACAATAAGCCCATGTTTTTATGTCAATTTTATTAAATTGAGTAATTGAAAAGTTTCAAAAAAAATTCAATTTAACCCAAATTTACCACTAGTTTTTGCAAGTATTTTCGCAGCCTGTTTAAATATTATTGTTTTATTTATCCCTGGTCTAAATAGTGTTGTTTTATTATTGAACCCAATTAGCAGTTGAAATAGTAATAATTGATATTTAATTTTAGCTTCAATTGGAATTGCGATTATCCCTGGAATATTAATTTTATCAACAGATGCGATTGTATTTTTCACTTACCATTGGTTGCCAAAAAGTTGAGAAAGAAATCGACGTATAGCTACAGAATTTGTTGAGAAGGATAAGATAAAAACAGTTAAAAAAGTAAACTCAGTTGTTGAAAAAGATAAAAAAATTAATTAAATTAATTAATTTTGATGTAAAATAAAATTAGTTTTAAGAGGAGTATTTTAAGAAATTTATCAGAGAGTTAACGGTCGGTGTGAGTTAATAAATTTTCTTAAAAGAAGGTTGCTTAATAAATAATATTATAAATAATTAAGTGGACTTGAAAAAGTCAATTTGGATGGTACCGCGGAGAAATTCGTTCCTAAAGAGGGATGAATTTTTTTTATTATAAAGGAGAAATAAAATGAAGAAATTAAATGATAAATATGATTTTAAATTAGTAGAAAAAGACAAAAACAAATTCTGAATTGAAAATAAATACTTTGAGGCAAATTTGGATTCTGGTAAAAAGACTTTTTCAATAGTAATGCCTCCACCAAATGTAACTGGTAAATTGCATTTAGGTCATGCTTGAGATGGAAGTATCCAAGATTTTTTAATTCGCTATAAAAAACTCCACGGTTTTAATACTCTATGAGTTCCAGGAATGGATCATGCCGGAATTGCTACCCAGGCAAAAGTTGAAGCTCGTCTTCAAGAACAAGGGGTTTCGCGATACGATTTAGGCAGAGAAAAGTTTATCAAACAAGTTTGAGATTGAAAGGAAGAATACGCTAGTTTAATTAGAGAACAATGAGGTAAAATGGGTCTTGGATTAGCATATGATAGTGAAAAATTTACTTATTCGCCAGAATTAAATAAAATTGTCAATTTAGCATTTGTAAAAATGTATGAAGAAAAGTTAATTTACAGAGGGAAAAGAATTATTAATTGAGATCCAAAATTAAAAACTGCTTTAAGCAATATTGAAGTTATTTATAAAGAAACTCTTGGAGCTATGTATCATTTTAAATATCAATTGGAAGGGGCAAATAATTTTTTAGAAGTTGCTACAACTAGACCTGAAACAATGTTTGCCGACCAAGCCGTAGTTGTAAATCCTGCAGATAAAAGATATAAAAAATTTGTTGGTAAAAATGTTATTAATCCTGCGAATAACCAATTAATTCCCGTAATTGCTGATGATTATGTCGAGCTTGATTTTGGAACTGGGGTAATGAAATGTACTCCCGCTCATGATTTAAATGATTTTGAAATCGGTGTGCGTCATAATTTGAAAATGCCTTTATGTATGAATGAAGATGGAACTATGAACGAAATGGCTCTTGAATTTTCAGGATTAGATCGTTTTGCTGTTAGAAAAAAATTAGTTGATAAATTAAAAAAAACAAACCAATTAATAAAGATTATGGAAATTAACCACCAGGTTGGTTACTCAGAAAGAAGTGAAGTAGTGGTTGAACCATTTTTATCAAATCAATGATTTGTAAATATGAAACCGCTTGCTCAATCGGTGCTTGAGTTACAAAATGGACCAGAGGCTATCAATTTTTTTCCAAATCGATTTGAAAAAACTTTGAACACATGAATGACGGATACTTTGGACTGAACTATTTCACGTCAAATTTGATGAGGACACCAAATTCCAGCCTGATATCATAATCAAACAAAAGAAATTTATGTGGGAATGGAACCGCCCAAAGATTTAGAAAATTGAGTCCAAGAAGAGGATGTTCTAGACACTTGATTTTCATCAGCATTATGACCTTTTGCTGCTATGGATTGAACAGAGAAAAATCCTTCAAAATTATTTCAAAATTTTTTCCCAATACAAACTTTAGTTACTGGATATGATATTATCTTTTTTTGAGTAGCTCGAATGATTTTTCAAACAAAAAATATTGTTAAGAAAAAACCGTTTAATGATGTTTTAATACATGGTCTTATCAGAGATGAAAATGGAAAAAAAATGTCAAAGTCACTGGGAAATGGGATTGATCCTATGAATGTTATTGAAGAATTTGGAGCTGATAGTTTGAGATTTTTCTTACTTACAAATTCTTCTCCGGGAGCTGATTTAAGATTTTCAACCGAGAAAATTAAATCAAGTTGAAATTTTATTAATAAACTTTGAAATGCTTCAAGATTTGTTGAATTAAGTAAAAGTAAGTTTTCAAAAATTAGTCTTTCAATTGATGATGTTGAAAAAAATAATGATTTTGAAAATAATTTAAATAAGTGAATTTTGGCAGAGTTAATTAAAGTCGAGTCAGAAGTTGAAAAACATGTAAGTAATTATGACTTTAATTTAGCTGGAAGAGAAATTTATGATTTTGTTTGAAATACTTATTGTTCTTGATTTATAGAGCTTTCTAAAGCTAATTTGGAAAATGAAAAAGTAAGTGAGTTATCAGTAGTAACTTTGATATTCGTGCTTAAAAAAATATTGATTATGTTACATCCTTTTATACCTTTTGTGACAGAAGAAATTTATCAATCTCTAGACTTAAAAAAATCAATTTTAGAAGAAGAATGAATTCAGGTGAAAACAAAATATTCTGATATTTATTTAAGTTATGTAATAGAAATTATTTCATCTATCAGAGAATTTAGGTTAAAAAATAATTTGAAAAAATCTATCCCACTAAAATTATCTTTGACAAAGTTTAAAGATAAAAAAGTTGAAAAGGATTTAATTAATAATAACTCAGAAATAAATTCAATCTTAAATAAAATGATCAATTCACAAATAGAATTAGTTAAAAATAATCAAGCAAATAAAACGGTTATACCTCAATCAGAATTTGTGATAGAAATTGAAAATGAAAACGTTTTTGATGTAGAAACTCTTAAAAAAGATTTGAAAAATAATCTGGATAGAATTTCAAGGGAAATCCAAAGATCTAAGCAAATACTTAATAATGAAAGTTTTCTTTCGAAGGCTAGTCCGGATAAAATCAAAATTGAAAAAGAAAAATATGAAAATTATCTAAAACAATTTGAAAATATAAAATCAGAAATAGATAACTACAAAAAATAGTAGTTATCTTTTTTTTATGCGAATTATGTTAGGGGACACATGAACAAAAAAACGATTTTAGCTATATTTATTATTATTCTAATATCAGTAACCGGAGCATTAATTTATAACTTTCAAAATAAAAGTAGAGAATCTTACAATGTAATTTCAAACGATAATGATAAAAAAGTATATTTAAATTTTAAAATGCTGTATAAATTTCCATTAGTAAATGAAATAGACCTTCCAGAAAAAGTTTTAATAATAGAAGAAGGCAAAACTATAGACGAAATTATTAAAGAAGAAAATATCAATTTAAATTTTTTTCAAAAAATAAATACCCAAAAGCTTAACAAGTCCATTACCGAAAGCGAAACAGTTGAACTTATACCAAAAATACAATTTATTGCAAAGAAAAGCCATCTTGAAGCAGACAGAAATGATTTTATTGAAAATGGTATATCACCAGAATTGGCAAATCAAAGCTGTCTAATGCTAAAGAATAAAACCCTAAAGACTTCAGAAATAATGATAAAACTTAAAAAAAGTTACAAAACTGCAGAGGAGAAGAAATTCTTTGAAAGATTTATTCTTGAAGTTTACACCTAGAATAAATTTTAATTTAGTTTTTTTTGCACTAGCAATTTTCATAATGATGGGAATAGTTTTAAAAATAAATGTAATCATGATAACAGGGGGAATAGCTTTTTTGTTAATGGTTTTTTATTTAGTTAAAAAAAATTTTAGATATTTATTAATAATATTAATTCTTTTGATTTCTGTTTTTTTAAGTTTTTTTGTAAACCAAGAATATAAAATGGCAAATAACTCTTTAAGTTTCACTGTTTTCAATGTTAGTAAAAATTATTCAATTTTGTCCAATGGAGGTAAAAAGTTTTTATTTAAAGAATTTGAAAACGAGAAACAAATTGGTCAAACTTATAAAATGAAATGTGAAT
This window encodes:
- a CDS encoding cation-translocating P-type ATPase, encoding MKENCTKSKTELSKIFKTNLENGLEVEEAEKRLLENGPNEIPKGKVTHWLVIFLKTLMEPLQLILLAAAIISVFTSLVASNWEVSADNFIDFIVIICIVIIDGVLETVQEVKARKSMDSLKSFTKPRAVVIRSGHQQEIDASDIVVGDLIVLEAGKYVPADLIMIETSELMVDESILSGESVPVFKTSNPLEKETSILGDMKNAAFMSTFTTAGRGIGMVVRTGSQTEIGKIAESINENDESKTPLEKKLIKFSYWIALLAFLIGIFVFLTMFLKGNPQFWPSYLMVSITLAIGVIPECLAAVVSISLSFSTKRMARENVIVKKLASVETLGSVNVICTDKTGTLTVNRMTIKKIMHDNKILSSEEYLKLKKNEQKKLFLQSLVLPNDSVTEGKERIGDPTELALVDFAELAGIDEQEARDKWERIDEIPFDSERKLMTTVNKIDGKPTTFTKGAVDEILKVCDRIYINNEIRKITQADIEIILKQADELSQQALRILGFAYHQNYKNSNDKSNLEKKLIYVGSVAMIDPVRQSAIDAVREAHDAGINVVMITGDHATTALAIARDLNLAFSEYEVMSSDRLELMSDLELSRIITQIKVFARVNPEHKVRIVKALQEKGNIVSMTGDGVNDAPSLSRADIGVAMGITGTDVAKQASDVILTDDNFKTIIKGVGEGRNVYQKIRRAITFVISVNIANVLAIFILSLINDISPVEATNILWINLIVESVLAITIGMGPNDQSLMKIKPKLGKNSLFEGVWKPMFKICAFSTAAAIAGFYMGMSFTPSELYADRYSSWYELLKSTDATLQERVAVMTFGRTAMFLVMTISPCFYVNFIKLSNWKVSKKIQFNPNLPLVFASIFAACLNIIVLFIPGLNSVVLLLNPISSWNSNNWYLILASIGIAIIPGILILSTDAIVFFTYHWLPKSWERNRRIATEFVEKDKIKTVKKVNSVVEKDKKIN
- a CDS encoding valine--tRNA ligase; translated protein: MKKLNDKYDFKLVEKDKNKFWIENKYFEANLDSGKKTFSIVMPPPNVTGKLHLGHAWDGSIQDFLIRYKKLHGFNTLWVPGMDHAGIATQAKVEARLQEQGVSRYDLGREKFIKQVWDWKEEYASLIREQWGKMGLGLAYDSEKFTYSPELNKIVNLAFVKMYEEKLIYRGKRIINWDPKLKTALSNIEVIYKETLGAMYHFKYQLEGANNFLEVATTRPETMFADQAVVVNPADKRYKKFVGKNVINPANNQLIPVIADDYVELDFGTGVMKCTPAHDLNDFEIGVRHNLKMPLCMNEDGTMNEMALEFSGLDRFAVRKKLVDKLKKTNQLIKIMEINHQVGYSERSEVVVEPFLSNQWFVNMKPLAQSVLELQNGPEAINFFPNRFEKTLNTWMTDTLDWTISRQIWWGHQIPAWYHNQTKEIYVGMEPPKDLENWVQEEDVLDTWFSSALWPFAAMDWTEKNPSKLFQNFFPIQTLVTGYDIIFFWVARMIFQTKNIVKKKPFNDVLIHGLIRDENGKKMSKSLGNGIDPMNVIEEFGADSLRFFLLTNSSPGADLRFSTEKIKSSWNFINKLWNASRFVELSKSKFSKISLSIDDVEKNNDFENNLNKWILAELIKVESEVEKHVSNYDFNLAGREIYDFVWNTYCSWFIELSKANLENEKVSELSVVTLIFVLKKILIMLHPFIPFVTEEIYQSLDLKKSILEEEWIQVKTKYSDIYLSYVIEIISSIREFRLKNNLKKSIPLKLSLTKFKDKKVEKDLINNNSEINSILNKMINSQIELVKNNQANKTVIPQSEFVIEIENENVFDVETLKKDLKNNLDRISREIQRSKQILNNESFLSKASPDKIKIEKEKYENYLKQFENIKSEIDNYKK